In one Caldalkalibacillus thermarum genomic region, the following are encoded:
- the iscB gene encoding RNA-guided endonuclease IscB: protein MKTVNRVFVVDRKGNPLMPCHPARARKLLRKGRAAVYRRYPFTILLKDREARDDGKDIQTVRLKIDPGSKVTGISLVGEFQCGKTVIWAAELYHRGEQIRTALLERRSLRRLRRNRKTRYRAPRYLNRRRPKGWLPPSIMSRVFNVFTWVRRLRKFVPLAHLSLELARFDTQKLQNPEIKGIEYQQGTLFGYEVKEYLLDKFGRRCVYCDVENVPFEIEHVIPRSKGGSDRVSNLVIACHDCNREKDNRSLEEFLAHDPERAGRIKAQLKTPLRDAAAINASRWVLFDRLKELGLELEIGTGGRTKYNRSAQ from the coding sequence ATGAAGACTGTTAATCGAGTTTTTGTTGTAGACAGGAAAGGAAATCCACTCATGCCGTGTCATCCCGCAAGGGCGCGAAAACTGCTCAGGAAAGGACGTGCCGCCGTCTATCGCCGTTATCCATTTACGATCCTGCTTAAAGACCGCGAAGCACGGGATGACGGCAAAGACATCCAGACAGTCAGGCTCAAGATTGATCCGGGCTCAAAAGTCACAGGCATATCACTCGTTGGTGAATTCCAATGTGGGAAGACCGTCATCTGGGCCGCAGAACTGTACCATAGGGGCGAACAGATCCGTACTGCACTTTTGGAACGGCGGTCCCTTCGGCGTTTGCGCCGGAATCGCAAGACACGGTATCGCGCACCACGGTATCTCAACCGCCGGCGTCCGAAAGGATGGCTTCCGCCGAGCATCATGAGTCGCGTTTTCAACGTATTCACATGGGTACGCCGCTTGCGGAAGTTTGTGCCTCTTGCGCACCTTTCGCTGGAACTTGCGCGGTTCGATACTCAGAAGTTGCAAAATCCTGAGATCAAGGGCATCGAATACCAGCAAGGGACACTCTTCGGATATGAAGTGAAGGAGTATCTACTGGATAAGTTTGGCCGCCGTTGTGTGTATTGTGACGTGGAGAATGTACCGTTTGAGATCGAACATGTTATACCTCGTTCAAAAGGCGGAAGTGACCGGGTATCCAACCTTGTCATTGCATGCCATGATTGTAACCGGGAAAAAGACAACCGTTCACTTGAAGAATTCCTTGCACATGATCCTGAACGTGCCGGACGCATCAAAGCACAGCTTAAGACACCGCTCAGGGACGCGGCGGCGATCAACGCGTCACGATGGGTTTTGTTTGACCGTCTGAAAGAATTGGGATTGGAACTTGAAATTGGAACCGGTGGTCGAACGAAGTATAATCGAAGCGCACAGTAA